The stretch of DNA CTCACCGTGCTCCCGTTGCTTCTCCGTGACGCCTACGCCCTCGGCGCCGGCCGCATCGGCGCGACGCTCTCGGCCGTCGCCGTCGCGAGCGCCGTCGTCTCTTCGCAGTACGGCCGTCTCTCCGACCGACTGACGGCGCCACGGCTCGTCGCCGTCGGCTTCGTCGCCTACGGACTCGGGTTGTTCGGCGTCCGACTCGCCCCGTCGCCGCTCGCCGTCGCCGCCGCCCTCCTCGTTTTCGGCGTCGGCTTCGGCGTCGCGATGCCCGCCATCGATACGACCGTCGTCACGCTCGTCGACGACGACCTCCGCGCGGGCGTGATGGGGCTCCGAACTAGCGTCCTTCGTCTCGGACAGACGGTCGGTCCGGTCGCCTTCACCGCCACCGCGGACGTCGCGTTCGAAAACACCGTCGCTGGCTACCGCCTGCTCCTCGTCGTCGCTGGCGCCGTCGCCGTCGTCGCCGGCGGCGGCTATCTCCTCGCGACGCGGTAGCCTACGTCGCCTCCGCCTTCCGCGTCTGTTCGACCGTCACCACGGGCACGTCCGCGTTTGCGAGGATGAGCTTCGAGACGCTCCCGAGCAGGATCTTTCCCAGCCCCGTCCGCTTGCGCGAGCCGATGACGATGTAGTCCGGGCGGATGTCTTCGGCTACCTGCAGGATGTGATTCGCCGTCCGCCCCGTCGGCAGATCACGGCGCGCCTGTTCCGGCATGATGCGGAGGTCCACGCCCTCGAGCGACCCGATCACCGACGTGACGATGTCCTCGATTTCCGCCCGTGCTTTGTCCTCGTCCCCGTCCTCGGGGACCACGTGGAGGAGCACCAGCTCCATCTCCATGCTCGTCGCGAGGTCGTACGCCGTCTCGACGACCCCTTTGCAGCCAGGGTCCCTGTCGATGGCCGTCAATATCACCATGGTACCA from Haloplanus salinus encodes:
- a CDS encoding universal stress protein, with protein sequence MVILTAIDRDPGCKGVVETAYDLATSMEMELVLLHVVPEDGDEDKARAEIEDIVTSVIGSLEGVDLRIMPEQARRDLPTGRTANHILQVAEDIRPDYIVIGSRKRTGLGKILLGSVSKLILANADVPVVTVEQTRKAEAT